In Streptomyces sp. P3, one DNA window encodes the following:
- the paaB gene encoding 1,2-phenylacetyl-CoA epoxidase subunit PaaB, with protein sequence MTHTDWPLWEVFVRSRRGLSHTHAGSLHAPDAEFALRNARDLYTRRGEGVSIWVVPSSAVTASSPDEKDPFFEPAADKPYRHPTFYEIPEGVKHL encoded by the coding sequence ATGACCCACACCGACTGGCCCCTGTGGGAGGTCTTCGTGCGCTCCCGGCGCGGCCTCTCCCACACCCACGCCGGCAGCCTGCACGCGCCGGACGCCGAGTTCGCCCTGCGTAACGCCCGCGACCTGTACACCCGGCGCGGTGAGGGCGTCTCGATCTGGGTCGTGCCCTCCTCGGCGGTCACCGCGTCCTCGCCCGACGAGAAGGACCCGTTCTTCGAACCGGCCGCCGACAAGCCGTACCGGCACCCGACGTTCTACGAGATCCCGGAGGGGGTGAAGCACCTGTGA
- a CDS encoding J domain-containing protein, with protein sequence MTTPEAEQPRPEARLEQAVRAAEQALIEFEIAVETFRVEVENFSRLHHQKLGPMYARLDELDAQIAEARAARTGDPEDLRKAAEARARVLPMPGVEELFHGWMDGEGLFPEAAAMLTDRSVRPPERVRPSEEARKLYRELARKAHPDLAQEDAERARREEFITRVNAAYARGDEVLLRELAEEWAAGPVPAERSPSPSEELYARLEWLAKRKEMLTLVARELEDGAIGSMLRMAPDDPDTLLDEIAEKLLADVAAREAELAELVG encoded by the coding sequence GTGACGACCCCCGAAGCTGAGCAGCCCCGGCCGGAGGCACGGCTGGAGCAGGCCGTGCGGGCCGCCGAGCAGGCGTTGATCGAGTTCGAGATCGCGGTGGAGACCTTCCGCGTCGAGGTCGAGAACTTCTCGCGGCTCCACCACCAGAAACTCGGCCCGATGTACGCCCGGCTCGACGAGTTGGACGCGCAGATCGCCGAGGCCCGTGCCGCCCGTACCGGCGACCCCGAGGATCTGCGCAAGGCCGCCGAGGCCCGCGCCAGGGTGCTGCCGATGCCAGGGGTCGAGGAGCTGTTCCACGGCTGGATGGACGGGGAGGGACTGTTCCCGGAGGCCGCGGCGATGCTGACGGACCGGTCGGTCCGGCCTCCTGAGCGGGTACGGCCCAGCGAGGAGGCCCGCAAGCTGTACCGCGAGCTGGCTCGCAAGGCGCACCCCGATCTGGCGCAGGAGGACGCGGAGCGGGCCCGGCGTGAGGAGTTCATCACCCGCGTGAACGCGGCGTACGCCCGTGGCGACGAGGTGCTGTTGCGTGAGCTGGCCGAGGAGTGGGCGGCCGGCCCGGTGCCCGCCGAGCGCAGCCCGAGCCCCAGCGAGGAGCTCTACGCCCGTCTCGAGTGGCTGGCCAAGCGCAAGGAGATGCTGACGCTGGTGGCCAGGGAGCTGGAGGACGGTGCGATCGGTTCGATGCTGCGGATGGCTCCGGACGACCCCGACACCCTTCTGGACGAGATCGCCGAGAAGCTGCTCGCCGATGTCGCCGCACGTGAGGCCGAGCTGGCCGAGCTGGTCGGCTAG
- a CDS encoding RNA methyltransferase: protein MTDPVTAGLDPLGRWRRLADGAVLLDGFHALKHAVRFGAEVPVAVAVDREAALALAGELAPDVREALDGLLTEVPEATYASLVPRPHPTAVAALAVRPSREAHLDRLGQASRTTPVVVLDNPRNLGNAGAVIRLAAGFGATGVVTTGTLDPWHPTVVRGGAGLHFATAVERLTVDELPAGPVFALDPEGDDIRGVELPDDALLAFGSERSGLSPELRARADRLLALPMRPQVSSYNLATSVAMTLYHWSAAGGAPHLFGASAP, encoded by the coding sequence ATGACCGACCCCGTGACCGCAGGTCTCGACCCGCTCGGCCGGTGGCGCCGGCTCGCCGACGGCGCCGTCCTGCTCGACGGCTTCCACGCCCTCAAGCACGCCGTGCGCTTCGGCGCGGAGGTTCCGGTGGCGGTCGCCGTCGACCGGGAGGCGGCGCTCGCCCTGGCCGGGGAACTCGCACCCGACGTGCGTGAGGCGCTGGACGGGCTGCTGACGGAGGTCCCGGAGGCGACGTACGCGTCCCTGGTGCCGCGTCCGCATCCCACCGCGGTCGCCGCCCTGGCCGTGCGGCCCTCGCGCGAGGCCCATCTGGACCGGCTCGGGCAGGCGTCCCGCACCACCCCGGTCGTGGTTCTGGACAACCCGCGCAACCTGGGCAACGCGGGGGCGGTGATCCGGCTCGCGGCCGGGTTCGGGGCGACCGGGGTGGTCACCACCGGCACGCTCGACCCGTGGCATCCGACCGTGGTGCGCGGCGGAGCGGGGCTGCACTTCGCGACGGCCGTGGAGCGGCTGACGGTGGACGAACTGCCGGCCGGCCCGGTGTTCGCGCTCGACCCGGAGGGCGACGACATCCGGGGCGTAGAGCTCCCGGACGACGCCCTCCTCGCGTTCGGCTCCGAGCGCAGCGGACTCTCCCCCGAGTTGCGCGCGCGGGCCGACCGTCTCCTCGCCCTGCCGATGCGCCCCCAGGTCTCCAGCTACAACCTCGCGACCAGTGTGGCCATGACGCTGTACCACTGGAGCGCCGCCGGGGGCGCTCCTCACCTCTTCGGAGCCTCGGCCCCGTAA
- the paaA gene encoding 1,2-phenylacetyl-CoA epoxidase subunit PaaA, whose amino-acid sequence MATAAAHRTARTEKDASRRDGGVSDDAALEAYERLFDATVAADERIEPRDWMPDAYRATLVRQIAQHAHSEIIGMQPEANWITRAPSLRRKAILMAKVQDEAGHGLYLYSAAETLGASRDDLLDKLHTGRQKYSSIFNYPTLTWADVGAIGWLVDGAAITNQVPLCRCSYGPYARAMIRVCKEESFHQRQGYELLLALSQGTEEQHAMAQDAVDRWWWPSLMMFGPPDDESAHSAQSMAWKIKRHSNDELRRRFVDICVPQAESLGLTLPDPDLKWNEESGHYDFGAIDWTEFKEVLKGNGPCNEQRITQRRRAHDEGAWVREAAAAHAARRLPRTTEAEQA is encoded by the coding sequence ATGGCGACAGCAGCCGCCCACCGGACGGCCCGCACGGAGAAGGACGCCTCGCGGCGCGACGGCGGAGTGTCCGACGACGCGGCGCTCGAGGCGTACGAGCGCCTCTTCGACGCCACGGTGGCCGCGGACGAACGCATCGAGCCACGCGACTGGATGCCCGACGCCTACCGGGCGACGCTGGTACGCCAGATCGCGCAGCACGCCCACTCCGAGATCATCGGCATGCAGCCGGAGGCCAACTGGATCACCCGCGCCCCCTCCCTCCGCCGCAAGGCCATCCTCATGGCGAAGGTCCAGGACGAGGCGGGCCACGGGCTCTACCTCTACAGCGCGGCCGAAACCCTCGGCGCCAGCCGCGACGACCTCCTCGACAAACTCCACACGGGCCGCCAGAAGTACTCGTCGATCTTCAACTACCCCACGCTGACCTGGGCGGACGTCGGTGCGATCGGCTGGCTGGTGGACGGCGCGGCGATCACCAACCAGGTCCCCCTGTGCCGCTGCTCCTACGGCCCGTACGCGCGCGCGATGATCCGTGTGTGCAAGGAGGAGTCCTTCCACCAGCGCCAGGGGTACGAACTGCTGCTGGCCCTCAGCCAAGGCACCGAGGAGCAGCACGCGATGGCGCAGGACGCCGTCGACCGCTGGTGGTGGCCGTCGCTCATGATGTTCGGCCCGCCCGACGACGAGTCCGCGCACTCCGCGCAGTCGATGGCCTGGAAGATCAAGCGCCACTCCAACGACGAACTGCGCCGGCGCTTCGTCGACATCTGCGTCCCCCAGGCCGAGTCGCTCGGTCTCACGCTCCCGGACCCGGACCTGAAGTGGAACGAGGAAAGCGGGCACTACGACTTCGGCGCCATCGACTGGACCGAGTTCAAGGAAGTCCTCAAGGGCAACGGCCCCTGCAACGAGCAGCGCATCACCCAACGCAGGCGCGCCCACGACGAGGGCGCATGGGTACGGGAGGCGGCCGCGGCCCACGCGGCCAGACGCCTTCCCCGGACGACGGAAGCGGAGCAGGCATGA
- a CDS encoding HTTM domain-containing protein: MNRFSLSVSAAVARLTGSALGPYQSAVVRIGFSGTWLLFLLREFPHRQELYGPDGPWDWELARQLIDSNGAFTVLMWSHGQAWFETVYALALVAAVLLLLGWRTRAMSVLFMVGVLSLQNRSVFMGDGGDNVLHLMSIYLMFMRCGQVWSLDARRALRGREARARGERVTDRVGPVLWAASGTVLVAVTVADRFPSEWTIPALLWAAWAAQGLWWAAGRLGKSVQPRILLDVIGNVLHNGALVVIMVEACLIYATAGWYKIQGSRWQDGTAAYYPLHLDYFSPWPALADLVTASGTMVLLATYGTVIVQVAFPFTLFNRRLKNVLLALMIAEHTVIAVLLGLPFFSLAMIATDSVFLPTPFLHRVGGWAARAREALLPDRGQPGPDGARTEEAEPQPRDPGGPDRPDPEHAPAASTPGTRA; encoded by the coding sequence GTGAACCGGTTCTCCCTATCGGTGTCCGCCGCCGTCGCCCGTCTCACTGGTTCGGCGCTCGGGCCGTATCAGAGCGCCGTGGTCCGGATCGGCTTCAGCGGTACCTGGCTGCTGTTCCTGTTGCGGGAGTTCCCGCACCGCCAGGAGCTGTACGGCCCCGACGGCCCCTGGGACTGGGAGCTGGCCCGGCAGCTGATCGACAGCAACGGGGCGTTCACCGTCCTGATGTGGTCGCACGGGCAGGCGTGGTTCGAGACCGTGTACGCGCTCGCGCTGGTCGCCGCCGTGCTGCTGCTGCTGGGCTGGCGCACGCGCGCGATGTCGGTGCTGTTCATGGTCGGCGTGCTCTCGCTGCAGAACCGCAGCGTCTTCATGGGCGACGGCGGCGACAACGTCCTGCACCTGATGTCGATCTACCTGATGTTCATGCGCTGCGGCCAGGTGTGGTCGCTGGACGCCCGGCGGGCGCTGCGCGGACGGGAGGCACGCGCGCGGGGTGAACGGGTCACGGACCGGGTCGGTCCCGTTCTGTGGGCGGCGTCCGGGACGGTGCTGGTCGCGGTGACCGTGGCGGACCGTTTCCCCAGTGAGTGGACCATTCCGGCGCTGCTGTGGGCGGCGTGGGCCGCGCAGGGGCTCTGGTGGGCCGCCGGACGCCTCGGGAAGTCGGTGCAGCCGCGGATCCTGCTCGACGTGATCGGTAACGTCCTGCACAACGGCGCCCTCGTCGTGATCATGGTCGAGGCCTGTCTGATCTACGCGACGGCCGGCTGGTACAAGATCCAGGGCTCGCGCTGGCAGGACGGCACCGCCGCGTACTACCCCCTGCACCTGGACTACTTCTCGCCCTGGCCCGCGCTCGCCGATCTGGTGACCGCCAGCGGCACGATGGTCCTGCTCGCGACGTACGGGACCGTCATCGTGCAGGTGGCCTTCCCGTTCACCCTGTTCAACCGCCGGCTGAAGAACGTGCTGCTGGCGTTGATGATCGCGGAGCACACGGTGATCGCGGTCCTGCTCGGGCTGCCGTTCTTCTCGCTGGCGATGATCGCGACGGACTCGGTCTTCCTGCCGACGCCGTTTCTGCACCGGGTCGGCGGTTGGGCGGCACGCGCGCGCGAGGCGCTGCTCCCGGACCGTGGGCAGCCTGGTCCCGACGGCGCGCGGACGGAGGAGGCCGAGCCGCAGCCGCGGGATCCGGGAGGCCCCGACCGCCCGGATCCCGAGCACGCACCCGCGGCTTCCACGCCGGGCACGCGCGCGTAG
- a CDS encoding acyl-CoA dehydrogenase family protein, which yields MDFTFTEEQQAAAEAARGVFAGVVPDGVPSPALTQGAAVADDLDRDLWNKLAAADLLSLLLDETSGGAGLDAVALCLVLREAGKVLARVPLLETSAAAATVQAHGGPELRSALLSRAGRGETVLTVAASGRTGHDAAELAVTARQDDPNGAPADDAASGGTWVLDGVQTAVPWAYEADHILVPAHTADDRSILAVVARGQEGVELAPQFSTTGERLAELRLESARIPARDVITADGAWDWLRSLLATGTCALALGLGDRVLAMTSDYAGKREQFGHPIASFQAVAVQAADRYIDLRAMEVTLWQAAWRIASGTPGALPTSGDVALAKIWASDGVRRIVQTAQHLHGGFGADVDYPLHRYHAWAKHLELSLGPAAAHEEALGDLLAAHPLA from the coding sequence GTGGACTTCACCTTCACCGAGGAGCAGCAGGCCGCGGCCGAGGCGGCCCGCGGAGTCTTCGCCGGGGTCGTTCCGGACGGCGTGCCGAGCCCCGCGCTCACCCAGGGCGCCGCCGTCGCCGACGACCTCGACCGCGACCTGTGGAACAAACTCGCCGCGGCAGACCTGCTGAGTCTGCTGCTCGACGAGACGTCCGGTGGGGCGGGCCTGGACGCGGTCGCCCTGTGCCTGGTGCTGCGCGAGGCGGGCAAGGTGCTCGCGCGGGTACCGCTGCTGGAGACCAGCGCGGCCGCCGCGACCGTACAGGCCCACGGTGGACCGGAGTTGAGATCCGCCCTGCTCTCCCGCGCCGGCCGGGGCGAGACCGTGCTGACCGTCGCCGCGAGCGGCCGCACCGGCCATGATGCCGCCGAACTCGCCGTCACCGCCCGGCAGGACGACCCGAACGGCGCACCCGCCGACGACGCCGCGAGCGGCGGAACCTGGGTGCTGGACGGCGTACAGACGGCCGTGCCCTGGGCCTATGAGGCAGACCACATCCTCGTACCGGCACACACCGCCGACGACCGCAGCATCCTCGCCGTGGTCGCTCGCGGACAGGAAGGCGTCGAACTCGCGCCGCAGTTCTCCACCACCGGCGAGCGACTCGCGGAACTGCGGCTGGAATCCGCGCGGATCCCGGCCCGCGACGTCATCACCGCCGACGGCGCCTGGGACTGGCTTCGGTCGCTGCTGGCCACCGGCACCTGCGCGCTGGCCCTCGGCCTCGGCGACCGCGTCCTGGCCATGACCAGCGACTACGCCGGCAAACGCGAGCAGTTCGGACACCCGATCGCCAGCTTCCAGGCGGTCGCCGTCCAGGCCGCCGACCGCTACATCGACCTGCGCGCGATGGAGGTCACCCTGTGGCAGGCCGCCTGGCGGATCGCCTCGGGCACACCCGGCGCACTGCCCACCTCCGGGGACGTCGCCCTGGCCAAGATCTGGGCCTCGGACGGAGTACGCCGCATCGTGCAGACCGCCCAGCACCTGCACGGCGGGTTCGGCGCCGACGTCGACTACCCCCTGCACCGCTACCACGCCTGGGCCAAACACCTGGAGCTCTCACTCGGCCCGGCGGCGGCCCACGAGGAGGCCCTGGGCGACCTCCTGGCCGCCCACCCTCTCGCCTGA
- a CDS encoding DUF2252 domain-containing protein produces MTGTSGVTGTSGVTGTSETVGARRIPRVRGFAERAGEGRGECSAAGSGEAESPKASGRALRDVVPRSAHAGLDLDAGRPDAVAAVEESNRGRIPDLTPIRVGRMAATPFAFLRGSAGLMAYDLARTPMTGIRAQICGDAHAANFGLYGDARGGLVIDLNDFDETVDGPWEWDLKRLATSLVLAGREAGADEDTCRRAAHGAAGSYRRTMRLLAKLPVLDAWNAIADEELVSHADAHDLLGTLERVSEKARANTSGRFAAKSTEPTEDGGRRFVDAVPVLRRVPDTEAAAVAASLEHYLTTLSEDRHPLLARHSIHDVAFRIVGTGSVGTRSYVVLLLDHRGEPLVLQVKEARPSALVPHLRTAGFETPEVDHEGRRVVIGQKRMQVVSDVLLGWTTVEERPFQVRQFRNRKGSVDPAALAADQIDDYGRMTGALLARAHSHSADPRVVAGYCGKNEELDEAIAAFAVAYADRTEADHTDLVAAVRAGRIAAETGV; encoded by the coding sequence ATGACCGGGACAAGCGGCGTGACCGGAACGAGCGGCGTGACCGGAACGAGTGAAACGGTCGGGGCGCGCCGGATTCCCCGGGTGCGCGGGTTCGCCGAACGGGCCGGTGAGGGGAGAGGTGAGTGCTCCGCCGCGGGGTCCGGCGAGGCGGAAAGTCCCAAAGCGTCGGGCAGGGCACTGCGTGACGTGGTGCCGCGGTCGGCGCACGCCGGGCTCGACCTGGACGCCGGCCGGCCGGACGCGGTGGCCGCGGTCGAGGAGTCCAACCGGGGCCGCATTCCCGACCTGACACCCATAAGGGTCGGCCGGATGGCCGCCACACCGTTCGCGTTCCTGCGGGGCTCCGCCGGACTCATGGCGTACGACCTGGCCCGCACCCCTATGACCGGGATCCGCGCCCAGATCTGCGGTGACGCCCACGCCGCCAACTTCGGTCTGTACGGCGACGCGCGAGGCGGACTGGTCATCGACCTGAACGACTTCGACGAGACCGTCGACGGCCCCTGGGAGTGGGACCTCAAGCGCCTCGCCACCTCCCTCGTACTGGCGGGTCGCGAAGCCGGCGCGGACGAGGACACTTGCCGCAGGGCGGCGCACGGCGCGGCCGGTTCCTACCGCCGCACCATGAGGCTCCTGGCCAAGCTGCCCGTGCTGGACGCCTGGAACGCCATCGCCGACGAAGAGCTCGTCTCCCACGCCGATGCCCATGACCTGTTGGGCACCCTGGAACGGGTGTCGGAGAAGGCGCGGGCCAACACCAGCGGGCGGTTCGCGGCGAAGTCGACCGAACCGACGGAGGACGGCGGCCGGCGCTTCGTCGACGCGGTGCCGGTGCTGCGCCGGGTTCCGGACACCGAGGCCGCGGCGGTGGCCGCGTCCCTGGAGCACTACCTGACCACCCTGTCCGAGGACCGCCATCCTCTCCTCGCCCGTCACTCGATCCACGACGTGGCCTTCCGCATCGTGGGCACGGGCAGTGTGGGGACGAGGTCCTACGTGGTGCTGCTGCTCGATCATCGCGGTGAGCCACTGGTCCTCCAGGTGAAGGAGGCCCGCCCTTCGGCGCTCGTCCCGCACCTGCGGACCGCCGGTTTCGAGACACCGGAGGTGGACCATGAGGGCCGCCGGGTGGTGATCGGCCAGAAGCGCATGCAGGTCGTCAGCGATGTCCTGCTGGGCTGGACGACCGTCGAGGAACGCCCCTTCCAGGTAAGGCAGTTCCGCAACCGCAAGGGGAGCGTGGACCCGGCCGCCCTCGCCGCCGACCAGATCGACGACTACGGCCGCATGACCGGCGCGCTGCTGGCCCGCGCCCACTCCCACAGTGCCGACCCGCGCGTCGTCGCCGGCTACTGCGGCAAGAACGAGGAGCTGGACGAGGCGATCGCCGCGTTCGCCGTCGCCTACGCCGACCGCACCGAGGCGGACCACACGGACCTCGTCGCGGCGGTACGGGCGGGGCGGATCGCAGCCGAGACGGGGGTGTGA
- the paaD gene encoding 1,2-phenylacetyl-CoA epoxidase subunit PaaD yields the protein MVTTTTALEAELLEIAGSVPDPELPVLTLQELGVVRAVHVHGADTVEVELTPTYTGCPAVEAMSLDIQRTLREHGMREVTVRTVLTPAWSTDDITAEGRRKLREFGIAPPRAVREQGPVPLALGPTRALRAPAAGTREPEPVHCPHCGSADTELLSRFSSTACKALRRCLACREPFDHFKEL from the coding sequence ATGGTGACGACGACCACCGCCCTGGAGGCGGAACTCCTGGAGATCGCCGGCTCGGTCCCCGACCCCGAGCTCCCGGTGCTCACCCTCCAGGAGCTGGGCGTCGTACGCGCCGTCCACGTCCACGGCGCGGACACCGTCGAGGTCGAACTGACCCCCACGTACACCGGCTGCCCGGCCGTCGAGGCCATGTCCCTGGACATCCAGCGCACGCTGCGCGAGCACGGCATGCGTGAGGTGACGGTGCGCACCGTCCTCACGCCCGCCTGGTCGACCGACGACATCACCGCCGAAGGACGTCGCAAACTAAGGGAGTTCGGCATCGCGCCGCCCCGCGCCGTGCGCGAGCAGGGACCCGTACCACTGGCACTCGGGCCGACCCGCGCCCTCCGCGCCCCGGCGGCCGGTACCCGCGAACCGGAACCGGTGCACTGCCCCCACTGCGGGTCCGCCGACACCGAACTGCTCAGCCGGTTCTCCTCCACCGCGTGCAAGGCGCTGCGCCGCTGCCTGGCCTGCCGCGAACCCTTCGACCACTTCAAGGAGTTGTGA
- a CDS encoding rhodanese-like domain-containing protein — protein sequence MPTVEVGDLKDDDFLVDVREDDEWQAGHAEGALHLPISEFVARYGELTEAAPQDGRVHVICRSGGRSAQVTMYLVQQGIDAVNVDGGMQVWAAVGRPVVTDEGEQGFVL from the coding sequence GTGCCCACGGTCGAGGTCGGGGACCTCAAGGACGACGACTTCCTGGTGGACGTCCGGGAGGACGACGAGTGGCAGGCGGGTCATGCCGAGGGGGCGTTGCACCTTCCCATCAGCGAGTTCGTGGCCCGTTACGGCGAGCTGACCGAGGCCGCCCCCCAGGATGGGCGGGTGCATGTCATCTGTCGTTCCGGCGGTCGTTCGGCGCAGGTGACCATGTATCTCGTGCAGCAGGGCATCGACGCGGTGAACGTGGACGGCGGCATGCAGGTGTGGGCGGCTGTGGGGCGTCCGGTCGTCACGGACGAGGGCGAGCAGGGTTTCGTCCTGTAG
- a CDS encoding DUF5819 family protein: MPHTAGGAGPSGGASPSDGPEAESPPVKAAVPAPRAELRDSGSVRSRQAADEPALGLGADTGPDADPCHSPDADLGPDADLGPDSGPSPDSDPSPGAGPGPESGPDPESSPDSESSPDPGLLPDPGPEPASAAAPRHLPPGSGVAALSPRYQVGAALAVAVVAVAVCVHVGMVFLHVAPSNTVTKAHGKAIDDWIYPEFEQNWKLFAPNPLQQNIAVQVRAQIRGVDGGSRTTGWYDLSAQDGRDIDGNLVPSHTQQNELRRAWDFFTATHDSSARPVGLRGALAETYLRRVVVMRLERGSVDEGGVVERVQVRSRTTNVTPPKWGTDKVSTTPVYRVLSWWSVPDGATEGGAR, encoded by the coding sequence GTGCCGCACACGGCGGGCGGGGCGGGCCCCTCGGGTGGGGCGAGCCCGTCAGACGGACCGGAAGCGGAGTCGCCGCCGGTCAAGGCCGCCGTGCCCGCGCCGCGCGCCGAACTCCGGGACTCCGGGTCCGTCCGAAGCAGGCAAGCCGCCGATGAGCCGGCCCTCGGTCTCGGCGCCGACACCGGCCCGGACGCCGACCCCTGCCACAGTCCGGATGCAGACCTCGGCCCGGATGCAGACCTCGGCCCGGATTCCGGCCCCAGCCCGGATTCCGACCCCAGCCCGGGTGCCGGCCCCGGCCCGGAGTCCGGCCCGGACCCCGAATCCAGCCCGGACTCCGAATCCAGTCCGGATCCCGGCCTTCTTCCGGACCCTGGACCCGAGCCCGCTTCCGCGGCAGCGCCCCGCCACCTCCCGCCCGGTTCCGGTGTGGCCGCTCTCTCGCCGCGTTACCAGGTCGGCGCGGCGCTGGCGGTGGCCGTCGTCGCGGTCGCCGTGTGCGTGCACGTCGGGATGGTGTTCCTGCACGTCGCGCCGTCGAACACCGTCACGAAGGCGCACGGCAAGGCGATCGACGACTGGATCTACCCGGAGTTCGAACAGAACTGGAAGCTGTTCGCGCCGAACCCGCTGCAGCAGAACATCGCCGTCCAGGTCCGCGCCCAGATCCGCGGCGTGGACGGCGGGTCGCGGACGACCGGCTGGTACGACCTGTCCGCGCAGGACGGCCGGGACATCGACGGCAACCTGGTGCCGAGTCACACGCAGCAGAACGAGTTGCGTCGTGCCTGGGACTTCTTCACCGCCACGCACGACAGCTCCGCCCGGCCCGTCGGCCTGCGCGGCGCCCTCGCCGAGACGTATCTGCGCCGGGTCGTGGTGATGCGTCTGGAGCGCGGCTCGGTCGACGAAGGCGGTGTCGTGGAGCGGGTGCAGGTCCGCTCCCGGACCACCAACGTGACCCCGCCGAAGTGGGGGACCGACAAGGTGTCGACGACTCCGGTGTACCGCGTACTGTCCTGGTGGTCCGTGCCGGACGGTGCGACCGAGGGAGGCGCGAGGTGA
- the paaC gene encoding 1,2-phenylacetyl-CoA epoxidase subunit PaaC, with protein sequence MVLSHRLGEWMGHAPVLEEEVALANIALDLLGQARILLSMAGDEDELAYLREERAFRNVQLVEQPNGDFAHTIARQLYFSTYQHLLYAQLAAGTGPFAGLAAKAVKEVAYHRDHAEQWTLRLGDGTDVSHERMQRACTALWRFTKEMFHPVTGLELDRADLESAWLESVREILGQAGLSVPEGARAGAWRAGAGREGLHTEPFGPMLAEMQHLHRSHPGASW encoded by the coding sequence CTGGTGCTCTCCCACCGCCTGGGGGAGTGGATGGGCCACGCGCCCGTGCTCGAGGAGGAGGTCGCCCTCGCCAACATCGCGCTCGACCTGCTCGGCCAGGCCAGGATCCTGCTCTCGATGGCCGGCGACGAGGACGAGTTGGCGTACCTGCGCGAGGAACGCGCATTCCGCAACGTGCAGTTGGTCGAGCAGCCCAACGGCGACTTCGCCCACACCATCGCCCGCCAGCTGTACTTCTCCACCTACCAGCACCTGCTGTACGCGCAACTGGCTGCCGGGACCGGTCCGTTCGCCGGGCTCGCGGCGAAGGCCGTCAAGGAGGTCGCCTACCACCGCGACCACGCCGAACAGTGGACCCTGCGCCTCGGCGACGGCACCGACGTCAGCCACGAACGCATGCAGCGTGCGTGCACGGCACTGTGGCGGTTCACCAAAGAGATGTTCCACCCCGTGACGGGCCTCGAGCTCGACCGGGCAGACCTGGAATCGGCCTGGCTGGAGTCGGTGCGGGAGATACTGGGGCAGGCCGGCCTGAGCGTCCCGGAGGGGGCGCGCGCCGGCGCCTGGAGGGCCGGCGCCGGCCGCGAGGGACTGCACACCGAGCCCTTCGGGCCGATGCTCGCCGAGATGCAGCACCTGCACCGCAGCCACCCGGGGGCGTCATGGTGA
- a CDS encoding 2Fe-2S iron-sulfur cluster-binding protein — MARFHRLPVAAVDRLTDDSVALTLSVPDELREEYRHTPGQHLALRRLADGAEIRRTYSICSPAPDALGEGPSTLRVGVRLVEGGAFSTYALKEINVGDELEVMTPAGRFTLAPAPGLYAAVVGGSGITPVLSIVSTLLAREPRARFCLIRSDRTAASTMFLEEVADLKDRYPERLHLVTVLSREEQQAGLPSGRLDQDRLTALLPALLPVTDVAEWFLCGPYGLVQGAERVLRELGVGRTRIHEEIFHVDGAAPTVHPTAPAHATVTARLDGRGGSWPVRDGESVLETVLRNRPDAPYACKGGVCGTCRAFLVGGEVRMDRNFALEPEETEAGYVLACQSHPLTEAVEVDFDR; from the coding sequence ATGGCCCGCTTCCACCGGCTCCCCGTGGCCGCGGTGGACCGGCTGACCGACGACTCCGTCGCCCTCACGCTCTCCGTCCCCGACGAGCTGCGCGAGGAGTACCGGCACACGCCCGGGCAGCACCTCGCCCTGCGCCGCCTGGCCGACGGAGCCGAGATCCGGCGGACGTACTCGATCTGCTCGCCCGCGCCCGACGCCCTTGGCGAGGGACCGAGCACGCTACGCGTCGGCGTGCGACTGGTCGAGGGCGGAGCGTTCTCCACCTACGCGCTGAAAGAGATCAACGTCGGGGACGAACTCGAGGTGATGACGCCGGCCGGGCGCTTCACCCTCGCCCCGGCCCCCGGCCTCTACGCGGCGGTCGTCGGCGGCAGCGGCATCACACCGGTCCTGTCGATCGTCTCCACCCTGCTGGCCCGCGAACCCCGCGCCCGGTTCTGCCTGATCCGCAGCGACCGCACGGCCGCGTCGACGATGTTCCTGGAGGAGGTCGCCGACCTGAAGGACCGGTACCCGGAGCGACTGCATCTGGTCACCGTTCTCTCCCGCGAGGAACAGCAGGCGGGGCTGCCCTCCGGACGGCTTGACCAGGACCGGCTGACCGCCCTGCTGCCGGCGCTGCTGCCGGTGACGGACGTGGCGGAATGGTTCCTGTGCGGCCCGTACGGACTGGTGCAGGGCGCCGAACGAGTGCTGAGAGAGCTCGGGGTCGGCCGTACCCGGATCCACGAGGAGATCTTCCACGTGGACGGCGCGGCGCCCACCGTGCACCCGACCGCGCCCGCGCACGCCACCGTGACCGCCCGGCTCGACGGCCGGGGCGGCAGCTGGCCGGTGCGGGACGGCGAGTCGGTCCTGGAGACCGTGCTGCGCAACCGTCCCGACGCCCCCTACGCGTGCAAGGGCGGAGTGTGCGGGACCTGCCGGGCCTTCCTCGTCGGCGGCGAGGTTCGCATGGACCGCAACTTCGCGCTGGAGCCGGAGGAGACGGAGGCCGGCTATGTGCTGGCGTGCCAGTCGCATCCGCTGACCGAGGCAGTGGAGGTCGACTTCGACCGCTGA